ttgttgatcattgatagacagctattttcaagtcttgccatagattttcaagacgatttaagtcaaaactgtaactaggccactcaagaacattcaatgcCATctcggtaagcaactccagtgtatatttggcattgTATTTTCGttttttgtcctgctgaaaggtgaattcatctcccagtgtctggtggaaagcagactgaacctggttttcctctaggattttgcctgtgcttagcttgattccgtttattttttatccagAAAATCTCCCGTTCTTAACCATTATAAGCATACCATAACattatgcagccaccactatgcttgaaaatatggagagtggtactcagtaatgtgttgtgttggatttgccccaaaaataacactttttattcaggacaaaaagataatttctttgccacattttttgcagtattactttagtgccttgatgcaaacaggatgcatgttttggaatatttgtattctgtacaggcttccttcttttcactctgtcaattaggttagtattgtggagtaactacaatgttattgatcGATTAtcggttttctcctatcacagccattaaacgcTAACTGttgtaaagtcaccattggcctcatggtgaaatccctgagcggtttccttcctctctggcaactgagtaaggaagaatgcctgtatctttgtagtgactgggtgtattgatacaccattcaatGTGTAGTTAATaaattcaccatgctcaaagggagattcaatgtctgttttttattttacccatctaccaataggtgcctttctttgcGAAACCTCCCTGAACTTTGTCTTTGAATCTGTGTtcaaaattcactgctcgactgagggaccttacaaataaTTATATGTGTGAGGTACTGAGatggtagtcattcaaaaatcttgTTAGACActatattattgcacacagagggaATCCATGCAACCTATTATGTGACGTGTgaaagatggcgccgacagacatggcagctctgcttctagctcctaagcaactttgcagtattttgtttttttgtgtgttatttcttatattattagcccagaacattttttgtgttattacatacagcccaGAAacaacttttggatatcagagctatggtaactcaccagcattatgaTCAGGAATACGACATTCCCGAATTGGATCCTTGGTTCGCACCCCCTAGAGCAATTGAAAATTACAAGTGTTTCACTACACCCCCAATAACATTTgccaaatatgtgtatgtgaccaatacaattggatttgatttgacttgttaagcaaattattactcctgaacttatttaggcttgccataacaaaggggtggaATACTTAGTGGCTCAAGACATTTCtgattttcatttttaattcatttgtaaacaatttgaaaaacataattccactacggggtattgtgtgtaagccagtgacacaaaatctcaatttaatttgTTTTCAATTCATtctctaacacaacaaaatgtggaaaaagtcaaggggtgtgaatactttctgaagtataCCACAGCCTGCTTACCCACACACCAAACCCAATTACCCATGCACTCCAGCCCTGTTGCACaatgccctaaccctaacacccacATACCAATACCCTAATATTGATACAGTCAAGTTCTGATACACACATATCCTAGACCTAACTTCCCTACTTGTTTCTTATAGACCCCAGTTCCTGTGCTTAAAAAAAAGTTTATTGAAGTTTTTCACATTTTACAATCTTAATAGGTTAGTTCATATACATGCAAATCAGCTTTCACAATACATATTGTCAACCATAGATCGACCTTTAATATTGTCATCCATGTGAGTATCGAAATCAATACTTTTCATGCTGTAGCAGTTTTAAAAAAAGGGGTTCCAAACTCTGTTCATCATGACAATTGGCATAGGACATAATTACTTTGAACAAAACAGCTCCACTTTACTACAGCACGCACATTGTGCAGAAATCAACCATGCAGTATCTCTGACATTGTCTTTGCCTATACATCTCATCCCTGTTACTTGCCTACCTCAGCCCTGTTACCCACTTTACGTAGGCCTGTATTCCCCAAGAGACCAAGACACCATATCCAGCTATTGGCTGCACATTCCAACCCTTTTATTTGCATATCTTAGTCACGTGACCTCTGTATTTCTGCATTTCATCCCCAATATTCATATAAACTAGGTCTACACCTGTACTTCAGCTCCAATTTACATAACTACAAAGTCTGCACCTGAACCCAATTAGTTAACTAAGCCATCTCTAAATGTGCCAAAGCCTGAATACTCATGAACTGTACAACCAGGACTACCCCTGTACCTCAACCCCAGTACGCCTACAAACCAGGTCTACACTTTTGACTGAGTCCCACAACTAATATAAACCAGGTCTACACCTGCATATCTCAGCCCAAATACCAATACCAACCACATTTACAACTGTGGCTATGTCCCAATAATCTCCTAAACCAGGCCTACCCTTGTGCAAGAGACACTAAACAAACTCATTGACACTAATTTAGTTTATGGGTCAATACAAAATATGACATTTTACAGTCAAACTCACTGATTTAAACATAATAAAGGCTAATGGATGATGGTAAAATCATCTGAGTCTTAGCTATGGCATGTACCCAGGATTACAGGATTTAAGTGCAGATGAAAATGTGCAAGTGATGCATAGCAACTGCTAGTAACTAGAGCAACACTTTACAGTTAAGTAACAAGAATAATGGCTGGGTCAGGTATGTATTTGTACTACTAAGTTGTTTCATATAATGATATTTTGATGATAATTAAGGTCAGCAGGACTTTTACCTTGTGTTTAAGAATTAAAGGTCGTAAAACAAACTATTTCACAAACAAATTGTTCTTCTCTCTACAGGTCCCAGAAAATGGTGTTTGGCATCCGGAAGCGTATCCATGACCACCTGGTGGAGCGAAGAATCTGCAGAACCCGGCTGGTGACCAAATATGGGCGCTGCAACATTGAATTCGGCAACGTGAAGTACGGCAACCATTTTGCCTTCCTCTTGGACTTCTGGACGACCTTCGTAGAGTTCCGCTGGCGCTTTGTCCTCTTCTTCTTCATCGCCTCCTTCACCCTGAGCTGGTTCATATTTGGACTGCTGTGGTTCTGGATCGCCCGGAACAACGGGGACCTGACGTGGCAGAACCCCTCGAAAGGCCACATCCCCTGTGTGGACAACGTCTACAATCTCATTACAGCATTCCTCTTCTCCCTGGAGACACAGACCAGCATCGGTTACGGTGGACGTGCCATCACCCCTTTCTGTTCTGGTGCTGTAACCCTCATCATTATCCAGTACCTCATAGGTAACATCATCAACTGCTTCATGTGTGGAGTCATCCTGGCCAAGATCTCCATCCCTAAGAAAAGGGCCAAGACCATCACATTCAGTGAGATGGCTGTCATCTGTCCTAAGAAGGACTTCCTTTGCCTCATGATAAGAGTGGCCAACTTGCGCAAGACCCTGATGATCGGGAGCCAGATCTACGGCAAGCTGTTGAGGACAACCATCAAACCCGACGGGGAGACAATCATCATGGACCAGGTGAACATTGAGTTCGTGGTGGACGCTGGGAAGGACAACCTCTTTTTTGTGTGCCCTCTCACACTCTACCATGTGATTGACAATACTAGCCCTTTCTTTGAGATGGCAGTAGACACACTCCATAAGCAAGAGTTTGAGCTGGTGGTCTTTCTGGACGGCACAACCGAGTCCACCAACTCAGCCTGCCAGGTCAGGACTTCCTTCATCCCTCAGGAAATCATGTGGGGTTACAACTTCCTGCCCATCATCTCCCGCAACAAAGAGGGCAAGTACAGAGTGAACTTCTCCAACTTCTCCAAGGTAGTACCCGTGGCTACTGCACACTGTGCCTACTGCTTCCACAACATGAAGGGACACCACCTCCACACCATTGACGGAATTGACAACGGGGAATTTGAAGTGATTGATAACTTAGAACAACCTAATATGACCAAGATGTGAGCTTTTGGAGAGAATATGTGGAATAGAAGCCAGTTATAGGTTGTACTCTTAGAAGAAAAGGGTTCCAACAGGGTTCTTCAGCTATGCCCATAGGATAGCCCTTTTGTTTcaacactgtaaaaaaaaaaaaaatctgaacaaACCTGATTTTCCTGCATTCATACTTTAAAATTGTATTATTTAATTTTAAGTAGGATTTACTGtacagtcaaaagttttgacacacctactcattcaagggttttagtctttatttgtacaattttatacattgtagaataagacatcaaaactatgaaatatgaaataacacatatagaatcaagTAGTATACAAAAacgtgttaaataaataaataaaatatatagttgagattcttcaaaatagccacccattgtcttgatgacagctttgcacactcttggcattctctcaaccatgaAGGGACCTGGAATGTCACGTggagtgcatttcaattaacaggtgttccttgttaaaagttaatttgtggaatgtctttccttcttattaatgtgtttgaaccaatcagttgtgtgaccaggtgggggggggggggggtatacagaagataaccctatttggtaaaataccatgtccatattatggtacgaacagctcaaataagcaaagataaatgacagtccatcattactttaagacatgaagttcagtcaatacgtacaatttcaagaacttttgaagtttcttcaagtgcagtggcaaaaaccatcaagtgctatgatgaaagtggctctcatgaggaccgccaaaggaaaggaatacccagcattatctctgctgcagaggacaccttatgacatcagtggaacagccactttacaatagtgcatctaaatattttaaggggggggtgagaaggattactttatcctatcctaggtattccttaaagaggtggggtttcaggtgtctccggaaggtggtgattgactccgctgtcctggcgtcgtgaggagtttgttccaccattggggagccagagcagcgaacagttttgactgggctgagcgggaactgtacttcctcagtggtagggaggcgagcaggccagaggtggatgaacgcagtgcccttgtttgggtgtagggcctgatcagagcctggaggtactgaggtgccgttcccctcacagctccgtaggcaagcaccatggtcttgtagcggatgcgagcttcaactggaagccagtggagagagcggaggagcggggtgacgtgagagaacttgggaaggttgaacaccagacgggctgcggcgttctggatgagttgtaggggtttaatggcacaggcagggagcccagccaacagcgagttgcagtaatccagacgggagatgacaagtgcctggattaggacctgcgccgcttcctgtgtgaggcagggtcgtactctgcggatgttgtagagcatgaacctacaggaacgggccaccgccttgatgttagttgagaacgacagggtgttgtccaggatcacgccaaggttcttagcgctctgggaggaggacacaatggagttgtcaaccgtgatggcgagatcatggagcgggcagtccttcccgggaggaagagcagctccgtcttgccgagttcagcttgaggtggtgatccgtcatccacactgatatgtctgccagacatgcagagatgcgattcgccacctggtcatcagaaggggaaaggagaagattaattgtgtgtcgtctgcatagcaatgataggagagaccatgtgaggttatgacagagccaagtgacttggtgtatagcgagaataggagagggcctagaacagagccctgggggacaccagtggtgagagcgcgtggtgaggagacagattctcgccacgccacctggtaggagcgacctgtcaggtaggacgcaatcaagcgtgggccgcgccggagatgcccaactcggagaggtggagaggaggatctgagatgagagcagaggagagagagttagctttagcggtgcggagcgcctccgtgatacagagaagagcagtctcagttgaatgactagtcttgaaacctgactgatttggatcgagaaggtcattcagagagatagcgggagagctgaccaaggacggcacgttcaagagttttggagagaaaagaaagaagggatactggtctgtagttgttgacatcggagggatcgagtgtaggttttttcagaaggggtgcaactctcgctctcttgaagacggaagggacgtagccagcggtcagggataagttgatgagcgaggtgaggtaagggagaaggtctccggaaatggtctggagaagagaggaggggatagggtcaagcgggcaggttggttccaaccgctatgtacgccatcccatctggtttgcttttcatttgtttttccatggacaatgacccaacacacctccaggctgtgtaaaggttatttgaccaagaagatggcctccacaatcacctgacctcaa
This DNA window, taken from Oncorhynchus gorbuscha isolate QuinsamMale2020 ecotype Even-year linkage group LG13, OgorEven_v1.0, whole genome shotgun sequence, encodes the following:
- the LOC123993889 gene encoding ATP-sensitive inward rectifier potassium channel 1-like, producing the protein MVFGIRKRIHDHLVERRICRTRLVTKYGRCNIEFGNVKYGNHFAFLLDFWTTFVEFRWRFVLFFFIASFTLSWFIFGLLWFWIARNNGDLTWQNPSKGHIPCVDNVYNLITAFLFSLETQTSIGYGGRAITPFCSGAVTLIIIQYLIGNIINCFMCGVILAKISIPKKRAKTITFSEMAVICPKKDFLCLMIRVANLRKTLMIGSQIYGKLLRTTIKPDGETIIMDQVNIEFVVDAGKDNLFFVCPLTLYHVIDNTSPFFEMAVDTLHKQEFELVVFLDGTTESTNSACQVRTSFIPQEIMWGYNFLPIISRNKEGKYRVNFSNFSKVVPVATAHCAYCFHNMKGHHLHTIDGIDNGEFEVIDNLEQPNMTKM